In Moorella sp. Hama-1, a single genomic region encodes these proteins:
- a CDS encoding phosphate-starvation-inducible PsiE family protein — MKDTATVITRLLMSAEYIIHILAAILLVIAAIGISFQSLSEIKFSMVSMLTLISNSLLILIIKEVLWTIIRFIKTQDFSVSSFLHLGVVSSIRQMLFIEAQKSTEKMEPLIYFGELGVNAVVILILMASFYLWQKGYSLKVLKKNGGNIDESNNGSKDSSG, encoded by the coding sequence TTGAAGGATACCGCCACAGTCATTACTCGATTATTAATGTCGGCAGAGTATATAATTCATATTTTAGCGGCGATCCTGCTTGTTATCGCCGCAATAGGGATCTCTTTTCAATCCCTTAGCGAAATCAAGTTTTCCATGGTTAGTATGCTTACCCTTATTAGCAACTCGCTCCTCATACTGATTATAAAAGAAGTACTGTGGACAATCATCAGGTTTATAAAAACTCAGGATTTCAGTGTCAGCTCATTTCTCCATCTCGGCGTGGTATCAAGTATCCGGCAAATGCTTTTCATTGAAGCCCAAAAATCCACGGAGAAGATGGAGCCGTTGATTTATTTTGGTGAATTGGGAGTAAATGCTGTCGTAATTTTAATCCTGATGGCTTCTTTCTATTTGTGGCAGAAGGGGTATAGTTTGAAGGTTTTAAAAAAGAACGGAGGGAATATCGATGAAAGTAATAATGGCTCAAAAGATTCTTCAGGCTAA
- a CDS encoding heme NO-binding domain-containing protein, whose protein sequence is MKGIIFSVLKEYAGNRHGDGGREAFRRATGLTAPLATSDYPDEKVAAAVGALAELSGKKPEEVLADFGRYFVAESPLIQKTYAAYFKNARDARDFLLKMDSVHVQTTKALPGAAPPRFEYEDRGGELVVVYRSERKLCLLLKGLIEGIGLWYNGRPLSWHEEACMLGGAKACRVAVRF, encoded by the coding sequence ATGAAAGGCATTATCTTTTCCGTGCTCAAGGAGTACGCCGGGAACCGGCACGGCGACGGGGGAAGGGAAGCCTTCAGGAGGGCGACCGGGCTGACGGCGCCGCTCGCCACTTCCGACTACCCCGACGAGAAAGTGGCGGCGGCCGTCGGGGCACTGGCCGAGCTTTCCGGTAAGAAGCCTGAGGAGGTGCTGGCCGATTTCGGCCGCTACTTCGTGGCGGAATCACCATTAATACAGAAGACCTACGCGGCGTATTTTAAGAATGCCAGGGATGCCAGGGATTTCCTGCTGAAGATGGACTCGGTCCATGTCCAGACCACCAAGGCCCTGCCGGGCGCCGCACCCCCGCGGTTCGAGTACGAGGACCGGGGCGGCGAGCTGGTGGTCGTCTACCGCAGCGAGAGGAAGCTGTGCCTGCTGCTGAAGGGCCTGATCGAGGGCATAGGGCTGTGGTACAACGGCAGGCCGCTGTCCTGGCACGAGGAGGCCTGCATGTTGGGCGGGGCCAAGGCCTGCCGCGTGGCCGTGAGGTTCTAG
- a CDS encoding GreA/GreB family elongation factor codes for MAKGSEVQNTIFENLVKHLVEVEEQKEKLLEEYFPEPSKERDELKKLIANYIKNLESLIEESHKSEATNTSLPFVAIGSEVEIQDLSTQEVQRFRLVTPFSGEIGGNDVSYISPVGRALLLKRVGDEVTANVPAGILRYKINSIKWHGD; via the coding sequence ATGGCTAAAGGCTCTGAAGTGCAGAATACCATCTTTGAAAACCTCGTCAAGCATCTGGTTGAGGTAGAGGAACAGAAGGAAAAACTCCTCGAGGAATATTTCCCGGAACCTTCGAAAGAACGCGATGAACTAAAAAAACTTATTGCCAACTACATCAAAAATCTGGAATCTCTCATTGAGGAATCTCATAAATCAGAAGCCACAAACACCTCCCTTCCTTTTGTGGCTATCGGGAGTGAGGTTGAGATCCAGGATTTATCTACTCAAGAAGTTCAACGTTTTCGTCTCGTAACTCCCTTTTCCGGGGAAATAGGCGGTAACGATGTGTCATATATCTCGCCTGTCGGAAGGGCGTTATTGTTAAAAAGAGTTGGAGACGAAGTAACCGCTAATGTGCCGGCAGGAATATTAAGATACAAAATAAATTCTATTAAGTGGCACGGCGATTAA
- the hypE gene encoding hydrogenase expression/formation protein HypE: MEGDGKDIILLAHGDGGALTHELINTLFLRYFGGNILKNLSDAAAFSVSEGKLAVTTDSFVVDPLFFPGGDVGKLAVCGTVNDLAVSGAQPGYLTASFILEEGLPLIDLERIVRSMAAACNMAGVEIIAGDTKVVEKGHLDKIFINTAGVGFIPQGVDLGYHRLKPGDKVLINGSLGQHGIAVLSKRYGFDFAEQVMSDCAPLNGIINLLLKEVRGIKMMRDLTRGGLATAAKEIALACGLDIWLDESCMPIDARVKGVAEMLGLDPLYLANEGKFISIVSLQEAGKAVAVMQEHALGREASIIGEVKAGEGNVYLSTSLGGAKFLDLLAGSPLPRIC, translated from the coding sequence GTGGAAGGGGACGGTAAGGATATTATTTTGCTGGCTCACGGTGACGGTGGTGCCCTCACCCACGAACTTATAAATACCCTTTTTCTTCGCTATTTCGGAGGCAACATATTAAAAAACCTCAGCGATGCGGCGGCTTTTTCAGTAAGTGAAGGGAAACTGGCTGTTACTACTGATTCCTTTGTGGTTGATCCCCTTTTTTTCCCGGGGGGTGATGTGGGAAAACTGGCAGTTTGTGGTACAGTCAATGATCTGGCGGTTAGCGGTGCCCAACCCGGCTATCTTACGGCTTCTTTTATTTTAGAAGAAGGTTTGCCGCTCATTGATTTGGAACGTATTGTGCGCTCTATGGCGGCAGCCTGTAATATGGCTGGTGTGGAAATTATCGCTGGCGATACGAAGGTAGTTGAAAAGGGGCACCTGGATAAAATTTTTATTAATACTGCCGGGGTAGGTTTTATCCCTCAAGGAGTAGATTTGGGTTACCACCGGCTTAAACCCGGTGATAAAGTTTTAATCAATGGTAGTCTTGGCCAACACGGTATAGCGGTACTCAGTAAGCGGTATGGGTTCGATTTTGCAGAACAGGTCATGAGCGACTGTGCCCCGCTGAATGGTATAATTAACTTGCTTTTAAAGGAAGTTCGGGGCATTAAGATGATGCGGGATCTTACCCGGGGCGGCCTCGCCACAGCAGCTAAAGAAATTGCCCTGGCCTGCGGGTTAGATATTTGGCTGGATGAAAGTTGTATGCCAATAGATGCCAGGGTAAAGGGGGTTGCCGAGATGTTGGGGCTGGATCCCCTTTATCTGGCAAACGAGGGGAAATTTATAAGTATTGTCAGCCTGCAGGAAGCAGGAAAAGCTGTAGCGGTAATGCAAGAGCATGCCCTGGGAAGGGAGGCTAGTATTATAGGTGAGGTGAAGGCTGGTGAAGGTAACGTTTATCTCTCTACATCCCTTGGAGGTGCTAAGTTTTTAGATCTTCTAGCCGGGAGTCCTTTACCACGGATCTGTTGA
- the hypF gene encoding carbamoyltransferase HypF, translated as MAKRCGAEEKMIVRYRITVKGIVQGVGFRPFVYKAARLHGLKGVVSNTTGGVTIEAEGQQGAVRAFLAYLKENKPPLSRVSACEWEVLEPCGYSSFAILPSREGVRKEALIPPDVALCPDCAREVLDPQDRHYGYPFTNCTNCGPRFTIVRGVPYDRAKTSMARFPMCPECAGEYHNPGNRRFHAQPVACPACGPQVELVDRQGRKVEGNWLELSWRFLQDGKILAVKGLGGFHLVCDARNREALKTLRRRKGREAKPLAVMCRLETANKYCFVGPEEEKLLTSPQAPIVILTKRPSCSLPEELGPRMKTLGIMLPYTPLHLMLLNGPLEILVMTSGNCNGLPLAKDNGSALEELKDIADYFLWHNREIINRCDDSVAAVIDGGVQIWRRSRGYVPAPLMVPVSSKPVVLGMGGDMKNTFCLLKGNLAFISQHIGELGSREGEEHFFSSLENLKNLIGSEPEVIGYDLHPGYRSSRLAAEIPAKARFAVQHHHAHMISCLADNGVEEKVIGVILDGTGYGTDGRLWGFEILTGDYADFTREYHLAYVPLPGGEQAVRYPWRTAVAYLMKYLSSKGESIVERLFQGRGEELQVVKHLILTEFNSPLSSSCGRLFDAVSALLGLCYHNSYEGQAAIELGEMILDPGEGKKLAPYPFSIEGKVIHPGGVIAGVVADLERGVAREIIATRFHNTVLAMVREAVRAVAKRTHIKTVALSGGVWQNRYLFSLAKEILPGEGYHLLVHRHVPANDGGLSLGQAMIACRRWQQCA; from the coding sequence ATGGCTAAAAGATGCGGTGCGGAAGAAAAAATGATTGTCCGCTACCGGATAACTGTTAAAGGGATCGTTCAGGGGGTAGGGTTTCGCCCCTTTGTTTATAAAGCGGCCCGCCTGCATGGTCTTAAAGGCGTTGTCTCAAATACCACCGGGGGAGTAACCATAGAGGCCGAAGGGCAGCAGGGGGCAGTACGCGCTTTCCTGGCCTATTTAAAGGAAAATAAGCCTCCTTTGTCGCGGGTAAGTGCTTGCGAATGGGAGGTATTGGAGCCCTGCGGTTATAGTTCCTTTGCTATCCTGCCGAGTAGAGAAGGGGTGAGGAAAGAAGCGCTGATTCCTCCGGATGTGGCCCTCTGTCCTGATTGTGCCCGGGAAGTATTAGATCCCCAAGATAGGCATTATGGTTATCCCTTTACCAACTGTACCAATTGTGGACCGCGATTTACCATTGTACGGGGCGTCCCGTATGACCGGGCGAAGACCTCCATGGCCCGGTTTCCAATGTGCCCGGAATGTGCCGGGGAATACCACAACCCGGGTAACAGGAGATTCCACGCCCAGCCGGTAGCCTGCCCGGCCTGCGGGCCGCAGGTGGAGCTGGTGGACAGGCAGGGGCGAAAGGTGGAAGGCAACTGGTTGGAGCTGAGCTGGAGATTCTTGCAAGACGGCAAGATATTAGCCGTAAAAGGGCTGGGAGGCTTTCACCTGGTATGCGATGCCAGGAATAGGGAAGCATTGAAGACCCTCCGCCGGCGCAAGGGCCGTGAAGCTAAACCCCTGGCGGTAATGTGCCGCCTGGAGACGGCCAACAAATATTGCTTTGTTGGTCCGGAGGAAGAAAAACTGCTGACCTCTCCTCAAGCCCCCATTGTTATTCTTACCAAACGTCCGAGCTGTAGTTTACCAGAAGAACTGGGTCCGCGGATGAAAACCCTGGGTATAATGTTACCCTATACACCGCTGCATTTGATGCTTCTAAACGGCCCTCTGGAGATTTTAGTAATGACCAGCGGCAACTGTAACGGTTTACCCCTGGCAAAAGACAACGGGAGTGCCCTGGAGGAGCTTAAGGACATAGCCGACTATTTTCTCTGGCACAATCGCGAGATTATCAACCGCTGCGATGATTCCGTAGCGGCGGTGATTGACGGTGGGGTACAAATCTGGCGCCGCTCACGGGGGTATGTTCCCGCGCCGCTTATGGTTCCAGTTAGTTCCAAGCCTGTTGTGTTGGGTATGGGTGGGGATATGAAAAATACTTTTTGCCTTTTAAAAGGCAACCTGGCCTTTATCAGCCAGCACATAGGGGAATTGGGCAGCAGGGAAGGCGAGGAACACTTTTTCTCCAGCCTGGAGAATTTAAAAAACCTCATCGGCTCCGAACCTGAAGTAATTGGTTATGACCTGCATCCTGGCTACCGTTCCTCCCGTCTAGCGGCAGAAATTCCGGCAAAGGCGCGTTTTGCCGTTCAGCATCACCATGCCCACATGATTTCCTGCCTGGCCGATAATGGAGTGGAAGAGAAAGTTATCGGGGTAATCCTTGATGGAACTGGTTACGGAACGGACGGGCGTCTCTGGGGGTTTGAGATACTCACTGGGGACTACGCTGATTTTACCCGGGAGTATCACCTGGCGTATGTACCGTTACCTGGTGGCGAGCAGGCGGTGCGTTACCCCTGGCGAACAGCAGTAGCTTATTTAATGAAGTACCTTTCTTCAAAAGGTGAATCAATTGTTGAACGCCTTTTTCAAGGGAGAGGAGAAGAACTGCAAGTGGTCAAACACCTTATCTTAACAGAATTTAATTCACCATTAAGTTCGAGTTGCGGTCGTCTTTTTGACGCTGTTTCAGCCCTTCTTGGCCTTTGCTACCATAATAGTTACGAAGGACAAGCAGCAATCGAATTAGGGGAAATGATCCTGGACCCGGGGGAGGGCAAAAAATTAGCACCCTATCCATTTTCTATTGAGGGGAAAGTTATTCATCCTGGCGGTGTTATAGCTGGCGTGGTGGCCGACTTGGAGCGGGGAGTGGCCAGGGAGATTATCGCTACCCGCTTCCACAATACGGTCCTGGCGATGGTACGCGAGGCTGTGCGCGCGGTTGCTAAAAGAACACATATAAAGACTGTAGCTCTTAGCGGTGGCGTCTGGCAAAACAGGTACCTTTTTAGCCTGGCTAAAGAAATCTTGCCTGGCGAGGGTTATCATCTATTGGTCCACCGGCACGTACCGGCCAATGATGGGGGTCTATCCCTGGGTCAGGCAATGATCGCCTGCCGGAGGTGGCAACAATGTGCTTAG
- a CDS encoding HypC/HybG/HupF family hydrogenase formation chaperone — protein MCLAIVGKVSRLNETHNTAIIDIHGVRREISIVLLGQVNVGDYVLVHAGFAIEKIDLKEAEEMVKLWEEQLNDASLG, from the coding sequence ATGTGCTTAGCTATTGTGGGGAAAGTAAGCAGGTTAAATGAGACGCATAATACGGCGATAATTGATATTCACGGTGTCCGCAGGGAGATATCTATAGTTTTACTGGGGCAGGTGAATGTTGGCGATTATGTTTTGGTGCATGCCGGATTTGCCATAGAAAAGATTGATTTAAAAGAAGCTGAAGAGATGGTGAAACTGTGGGAGGAACAATTAAATGATGCTAGCCTTGGATAG
- the hypB gene encoding hydrogenase nickel incorporation protein HypB gives MKVIMAQKILQANQDIAEQNRKRLSQILTVNLIGSPGAGKTALLERTIASLKREFTVGVIEGDIYTTLDAERIAGQGVEVVQINTEGACHLDASMLSSALEGLDLASLDLIFIENVGNLVCPAEFDLGEDYKVALLSVTEGSDKPAKYPLVFREARAIVVTKADLLPHTNFDLKAVEEEIKAANPAVKIFVTSAKTGEGLEAWCLWLKDAVRKKK, from the coding sequence ATGAAAGTAATAATGGCTCAAAAGATTCTTCAGGCTAATCAAGATATAGCCGAGCAAAACCGAAAGCGCCTATCCCAAATACTAACTGTCAATCTGATAGGTTCTCCTGGTGCGGGTAAAACTGCACTCTTGGAGAGGACAATAGCCTCATTAAAAAGGGAATTTACCGTCGGGGTGATTGAAGGTGATATATATACCACCCTCGATGCCGAGCGTATTGCCGGTCAAGGGGTAGAAGTTGTCCAGATCAATACTGAAGGAGCTTGTCACCTGGATGCCAGTATGCTCTCCAGTGCGCTAGAAGGGCTCGACCTTGCCAGCCTGGACCTTATATTTATCGAAAATGTGGGCAACCTGGTATGTCCGGCCGAATTTGACCTGGGTGAGGATTATAAGGTGGCCCTGTTGAGCGTCACTGAAGGCAGCGATAAGCCGGCCAAGTACCCTTTAGTATTTCGCGAAGCCCGGGCAATAGTAGTTACCAAGGCAGACCTCTTACCGCACACTAACTTTGATTTGAAGGCAGTCGAAGAAGAGATTAAGGCCGCCAATCCTGCTGTGAAGATTTTTGTAACCTCAGCCAAAACCGGTGAGGGCCTGGAGGCATGGTGTTTATGGCTAAAAGATGCGGTGCGGAAGAAAAAATGA
- the hypA gene encoding hydrogenase maturation nickel metallochaperone HypA: protein MHELALTAELLKLLERNAQEKGIKRIRKVKVVIGAMTSILPSALEFSFYALKEGPLFDGAQLEIEERPGRGHCQDCLAEVVLDNWCIMCPSCGSRRVAIDQGRELYIDFYEGE from the coding sequence ATGCATGAACTGGCCCTGACGGCTGAGTTATTAAAGCTATTAGAACGTAATGCCCAGGAGAAAGGTATAAAGCGCATCCGGAAAGTTAAGGTGGTGATAGGGGCAATGACCTCGATTTTACCGTCTGCCCTGGAGTTTTCTTTTTACGCGCTTAAAGAAGGACCGTTGTTTGACGGGGCCCAATTGGAAATAGAGGAAAGGCCTGGGCGGGGACATTGCCAAGATTGCCTGGCTGAAGTAGTTCTGGATAACTGGTGTATTATGTGCCCTTCCTGCGGGTCGAGGAGGGTTGCTATCGATCAAGGAAGAGAGCTTTATATTGATTTTTATGAAGGCGAATGA
- the hypD gene encoding hydrogenase formation protein HypD, protein MMLALDRFCDGELSRKLARKVFGLADQVAERLGRPAVFMEVCGTHTVSISRMGLRSLLAGRLELRSGPGCPVCVTDHQEIDMMVNLARLPGVTVGTFGDLVRVPGSQSSLERERAGGADVRVFYSPLDAVAFAEANPQKEIVFLGIGFETTIPIVALSLAQARARGVKNFSIFSAHKLVPPAVRALLSDPELKLDGLILPGHVSAVTGRRAFDFIAQEYGLPAVISGFEPLDIMIALHELLSQLLCGEARVVNKYTRVVREEGNPYARDRIAACFAVVDVSWRGLGVIPQSGLLLRETLRDFDARFKLNIELFPPRHPSGCACGEVLRGKLLPLDCRLFGNVCTPVHPVGPCIVSSEGACAAYYRFERSLLIGGGN, encoded by the coding sequence ATGATGCTAGCCTTGGATAGATTCTGTGACGGGGAATTGAGCAGAAAACTCGCCCGTAAGGTCTTTGGGTTGGCAGACCAGGTTGCTGAACGTCTTGGGCGCCCTGCAGTTTTTATGGAAGTATGCGGAACGCACACAGTATCTATCTCCAGGATGGGATTGCGCAGCCTGTTGGCGGGCCGTCTGGAACTGAGAAGCGGCCCGGGGTGTCCGGTTTGTGTAACAGATCACCAGGAAATCGATATGATGGTCAATCTGGCCCGCCTGCCCGGGGTTACAGTGGGAACCTTTGGGGATCTGGTGCGCGTACCCGGCAGCCAATCCTCCCTGGAGAGGGAACGCGCTGGCGGTGCCGATGTGCGTGTCTTTTACTCGCCGCTGGATGCGGTAGCCTTTGCTGAGGCTAACCCGCAAAAAGAGATTGTGTTTTTAGGAATTGGTTTCGAAACAACGATCCCTATAGTCGCTTTAAGCCTTGCCCAAGCCCGGGCCAGGGGGGTTAAAAACTTTAGTATTTTCTCAGCCCATAAACTTGTTCCCCCTGCCGTCCGGGCGCTTCTTAGTGACCCCGAACTAAAACTCGACGGGCTCATTTTACCAGGGCATGTTAGTGCCGTTACTGGCAGGCGGGCTTTTGATTTTATCGCCCAAGAGTATGGCTTACCGGCGGTAATTAGTGGTTTTGAGCCCCTGGATATCATGATTGCCCTGCACGAGCTTTTGTCTCAATTGCTGTGTGGTGAGGCACGGGTGGTGAACAAGTATACGCGGGTGGTACGGGAAGAGGGTAACCCGTATGCCCGAGACCGGATAGCGGCGTGCTTTGCGGTGGTCGATGTTTCCTGGCGGGGCCTGGGGGTTATTCCTCAAAGCGGGCTTCTACTACGGGAAACTTTGCGCGATTTCGATGCCCGATTTAAACTAAATATAGAACTCTTTCCACCACGCCATCCGTCAGGTTGTGCTTGTGGAGAAGTTTTGCGCGGGAAACTTTTACCTCTTGATTGCCGGCTCTTTGGTAACGTATGCACGCCGGTTCATCCTGTAGGCCCTTGTATCGTTTCCAGTGAAGGGGCTTGTGCGGCTTACTACCGATTTGAACGATCCTTGCTTATTGGGGGTGGCAACTAA
- the hycI gene encoding hydrogenase maturation peptidase HycI, with amino-acid sequence MKRLVITVGNELMGDDGAGPLLARLLEEKRLPGWEVINGGAAPENYLHRVRDLQPAAVVVVDACDMNLQAGSIRLISEKDIACEFFLTTHRLPLSFFISALKELVAEVCFVGIQPAVVAFGLPVSPEVRRAVETVYQKLQTGKLDFPHLG; translated from the coding sequence GTGAAGAGGCTAGTGATTACGGTAGGCAACGAACTGATGGGCGATGATGGAGCCGGGCCGTTGCTGGCCCGTCTCCTGGAAGAAAAACGCCTCCCCGGGTGGGAGGTAATCAACGGCGGGGCGGCGCCGGAGAATTACCTGCATCGAGTGCGCGATCTCCAACCGGCAGCGGTGGTGGTAGTGGATGCCTGCGATATGAACCTGCAGGCCGGGAGCATACGCCTCATATCTGAAAAGGATATTGCCTGTGAGTTTTTTCTGACCACCCACCGGTTACCCCTGTCATTTTTCATCTCGGCTTTGAAAGAACTGGTTGCGGAAGTTTGTTTTGTCGGTATCCAACCGGCGGTAGTTGCCTTTGGTTTGCCAGTGTCTCCTGAAGTAAGGCGAGCTGTAGAGACTGTGTATCAAAAGCTGCAAACGGGAAAGCTCGATTTTCCGCACCTCGGGTGA